One segment of Acidianus sp. HS-5 DNA contains the following:
- a CDS encoding ABC transporter substrate-binding protein has product MNKKLMKALTKTSIAIIIAIIVIAIAGGVGYYITTVHPSTKVTINYYDDLAPSEAKVFDNVIIPEFEKMYPNISVHLTVECASDMVSTIESLEKGGDVGPTVIAEDNMIIGELLCAGDLMNLTPYQSTISPPSMIPSMVSLMNYEQSVYHGIYFIPFRGNIPLVWYNETTFKELNLPLPQNWSQLMQDAKVIYQKTGVKPVMFQGHGGASTSTELYQWMVQAGGNPFLFNDSGDIMAFTYLDELSAYFNPQYIHGYWGSYKGLASGEYYILDYQWPYIYATMKSEGINVTNIGFYPGPAGPVNSDHLVGGDVLAIPKGATHIHDLLLFVRFLLSTEVQRDIIMILGEPAVNAKAYQNLPSNISTLFKAEEAAFQNAFFREPVPWISEWNTIADKVFVQIVEDHAPTSQIPSILSQANAELYSYLKTTYNPTVAHEYEEGMYHPLYG; this is encoded by the coding sequence ATGAATAAAAAATTGATGAAGGCTTTAACTAAAACTTCGATAGCAATAATAATAGCAATCATAGTAATAGCAATAGCAGGAGGGGTAGGATACTATATTACCACTGTTCATCCATCTACGAAAGTAACAATAAACTACTATGATGATCTTGCTCCTTCTGAAGCTAAAGTCTTTGACAACGTTATAATTCCAGAGTTTGAGAAAATGTATCCTAATATTAGCGTTCACTTAACTGTAGAGTGTGCCTCGGATATGGTAAGTACAATAGAATCTTTAGAAAAGGGTGGCGACGTAGGTCCTACAGTGATAGCAGAAGATAACATGATTATAGGAGAATTATTATGTGCTGGAGATTTAATGAATTTGACTCCTTATCAATCAACTATATCTCCGCCTAGCATGATACCTTCCATGGTTAGTTTAATGAACTATGAGCAATCCGTATACCATGGTATATATTTCATACCATTTAGAGGAAATATTCCATTAGTATGGTATAATGAGACAACTTTTAAGGAGCTTAATTTGCCTTTACCACAGAATTGGAGCCAATTAATGCAAGATGCTAAAGTAATATATCAGAAAACCGGAGTAAAGCCGGTGATGTTCCAAGGTCATGGCGGAGCAAGCACATCAACCGAGTTATATCAATGGATGGTTCAAGCAGGAGGAAATCCATTTCTCTTTAATGACTCGGGAGACATAATGGCGTTTACATACTTAGATGAACTTTCAGCTTATTTTAACCCTCAGTATATTCATGGATATTGGGGTAGTTATAAAGGATTGGCTAGCGGAGAATATTACATCTTAGATTATCAATGGCCATACATTTACGCTACAATGAAATCTGAAGGAATAAATGTAACAAATATAGGGTTCTATCCTGGTCCTGCAGGACCCGTAAATAGCGATCATTTAGTAGGAGGCGATGTGTTAGCCATACCGAAGGGTGCAACACATATACATGACTTATTGTTATTCGTCAGATTCTTGCTATCAACTGAGGTACAGAGAGATATAATAATGATCTTAGGAGAGCCGGCAGTTAATGCCAAGGCTTATCAGAATTTACCGTCAAATATTTCAACATTATTCAAAGCCGAAGAAGCAGCATTCCAGAACGCATTCTTCAGAGAACCAGTACCGTGGATTTCTGAATGGAATACCATAGCAGATAAAGTATTCGTCCAGATCGTGGAAGACCATGCTCCAACTTCTCAGATTCCATCAATATTAAGCCAAGCTAATGCAGAACTGTACTCATACCTAAAGACAACATATAATCCTACAGTAGCTCATGAATATGAAGAAGGAATGTATCATCCGCTCTACGGGTGA
- a CDS encoding NAD(P)-binding protein — protein MKLFEPLKIGDIELKNRVIMSPMITNLASPEGYPTEEHIAYFVRRSSAGLLITEYTYINNSDSRGSPNQLGLYDDTLIPKFARLTEAVHNFGSKIFVQLVHVGRKTKRSLIWGNEPIAPSNIPLIEPVKEMTEDDITRVIEDFVKAAKRAEMSGFDGIELHGAHGYLIAQFLSPATNKRKDKYSDGVKFLEEILNEVRREVSIPVGLRISSTEFDSDGLTPELVGKIVSRVKNKLDYVHLSAGRDGPLGGSSSFYYKKLSYLEEAKVVRGFVNDLPLMLAGSITTSEEAQEALNVVDAVVLGRQLLADPDWVEKVENNRPIRYCIRCNQSCRLLSTREVRCDVNPELGWEILPLQRGEGEVKVIGGGLAGLEAARILAIRGFQVELYERGDKLGGELNEYRDPFKRAEFLRILDYYEKELKGIGVKIRLQSTAKGLDMTPKESQPKFVEYKGLRILIDSNLYAYQDYIFEWIKYNEIYVTSNVFKGLDRNRSYFLMEKYKEIGVRFENPGKVDVILRDIRKDQPSIGKAIAKGYWTGRSFKGFY, from the coding sequence ATGAAGCTTTTCGAACCGTTAAAGATAGGAGACATTGAACTGAAGAATAGGGTTATAATGTCTCCAATGATAACAAATTTAGCATCTCCAGAAGGTTATCCTACTGAAGAGCATATAGCCTATTTTGTTAGGAGATCTTCTGCAGGGTTGCTCATTACAGAGTATACTTATATTAATAACTCAGATTCAAGAGGGTCGCCTAACCAATTGGGGCTTTACGATGATACTTTAATTCCAAAATTCGCTAGACTTACTGAAGCTGTTCACAATTTCGGCTCAAAAATTTTTGTTCAGTTGGTTCACGTTGGTAGGAAAACAAAAAGAAGCTTAATTTGGGGTAATGAGCCTATTGCCCCTTCTAATATACCTCTAATAGAGCCGGTCAAGGAAATGACGGAAGATGATATAACCAGAGTAATTGAGGATTTTGTAAAAGCAGCAAAAAGGGCTGAAATGAGCGGTTTTGACGGAATAGAGCTTCACGGTGCTCATGGCTATTTGATAGCGCAGTTTCTATCTCCAGCTACTAACAAAAGGAAGGATAAATATTCTGACGGAGTCAAGTTTTTGGAAGAAATTCTTAATGAAGTAAGGAGAGAAGTAAGTATTCCAGTTGGGCTAAGGATATCATCTACAGAATTTGATAGTGATGGTTTAACTCCAGAGCTGGTAGGTAAAATAGTTTCTAGAGTCAAGAATAAGTTAGATTACGTTCACCTGTCTGCAGGAAGAGACGGTCCTCTTGGAGGATCTTCAAGCTTTTATTATAAGAAGCTTTCGTACTTAGAAGAGGCAAAAGTAGTTAGGGGTTTTGTTAATGATTTACCTTTAATGTTAGCAGGTTCAATTACAACTTCAGAGGAGGCACAAGAAGCCCTAAACGTAGTTGATGCAGTAGTTTTAGGCAGACAATTATTGGCAGATCCAGATTGGGTTGAAAAGGTTGAAAATAATAGGCCTATAAGGTATTGTATAAGGTGTAATCAGTCTTGTAGACTTCTATCAACTAGGGAGGTGAGATGTGATGTAAACCCTGAGCTTGGTTGGGAGATTTTACCTCTGCAGAGAGGAGAAGGAGAAGTCAAGGTAATAGGAGGGGGATTAGCAGGCTTAGAGGCTGCAAGAATTTTAGCTATTAGAGGATTTCAAGTAGAACTTTATGAGAGAGGAGATAAACTAGGTGGAGAACTTAACGAGTATAGAGATCCGTTTAAGAGAGCTGAATTCTTAAGGATTTTGGATTATTATGAGAAAGAGCTAAAGGGTATAGGTGTTAAAATAAGATTACAGAGCACTGCTAAAGGGTTAGACATGACACCAAAGGAATCTCAGCCTAAATTTGTGGAATATAAAGGATTAAGAATTCTGATTGATTCCAATTTATATGCGTATCAAGATTACATTTTCGAATGGATTAAGTACAATGAAATATATGTCACAAGTAATGTATTTAAAGGCTTGGATAGGAATAGAAGTTACTTCCTTATGGAGAAGTATAAGGAAATAGGAGTTAGATTTGAGAATCCAGGAAAAGTTGATGTAATACTAAGGGATATAAGGAAGGATCAACCTTCTATAGGTAAAGCAATAGCTAAAGGTTATTGGACAGGAAGGTCATTTAAAGGGTTTTATTGA
- a CDS encoding thioredoxin family protein — protein MSYDPIIKQYSSAIKGLKIEECLADDLFDEMKENNEIVKLEGCNRPVVKIEKDGRRFFTYYGVPEINELWPFLNALVRISSKAVHLQEDELELAKKLKGNLKLFVTATCTHCPAAAELFYQISIVNDKVNLEIYDVDVYEEYIDKYHVLSTPKIVFNEKEFPSFPPLILLKMLTKATF, from the coding sequence ATGAGCTACGATCCAATAATTAAACAATACTCCTCAGCAATAAAAGGATTAAAAATTGAGGAGTGTTTAGCCGACGACCTCTTTGATGAAATGAAGGAGAATAATGAAATAGTAAAGCTCGAAGGCTGTAACAGACCAGTAGTTAAAATAGAGAAGGACGGTAGAAGGTTCTTTACTTATTATGGAGTTCCTGAAATTAACGAGCTCTGGCCATTTCTTAACGCCTTAGTTAGAATATCTTCAAAAGCAGTTCATCTTCAAGAGGATGAGCTGGAACTCGCAAAGAAATTAAAAGGAAACCTAAAGCTCTTCGTTACAGCAACATGCACACATTGTCCTGCAGCAGCCGAACTGTTCTATCAAATCTCTATAGTTAACGATAAAGTAAACTTGGAAATTTACGATGTAGACGTCTATGAAGAATACATCGACAAATACCACGTCCTGAGTACTCCTAAGATAGTGTTCAACGAGAAGGAATTCCCGTCCTTTCCACCTTTAATACTTCTAAAAATGCTCACTAAGGCTACTTTTTAG
- a CDS encoding AMP-binding protein, with product MDYKTVYNLALENPDKYWDPFASSLKWFKKWDKTLDNKWFIGGKTNIAMNSLNHSGKALIWYGEKEVREISYNDLDKLSRLIAGKLIDLGVKRGDRVAIYMPNMIETIASILACARLGAVYSLIFAGLGYEAVKSRVEDFKPKVIIKANKTYRRGKEIPLYLEGNIVFDRNKEFDYDNEYGSYEEVESNEPLKVMYTSGTTGKPKGIILPHGAWMVGDYTVFDIMFSLKEGDVVFTTADVGWITFSRIMYATLLHGWTLVFMEGAPDYPKDRIPKIIDETNPKLLFTSPTLLRLLVKLGIKMPRVEFAATAGEIMDEKSWDYVSFADKYTDVYGQTELGYVVGTPFSMGVEPRKGYAGVPFPGAVLDTVDENGRHTDDVGYLVMKSKFPTQFIGILNNEEKFKEYFKLGYHFTGDLAIMNGNYIKIVGRADDMIKIAGHRITSGEVESLISEVPGVVEVAAIGVPDEIKGEKLDIFVVGDVSEDQIREKVKESLGSIYVIDKVFKVNRLPRSRSGKIVRRALRDVIVGNKFDETMLEDPEVLREIIDIVKNN from the coding sequence ATGGACTATAAGACCGTGTATAACCTAGCATTGGAAAATCCAGACAAATACTGGGATCCTTTTGCCTCTTCCCTTAAGTGGTTTAAGAAATGGGATAAAACGCTAGATAATAAATGGTTCATAGGAGGGAAAACTAACATCGCGATGAATTCTCTTAACCATTCCGGTAAAGCCTTAATATGGTATGGCGAAAAGGAAGTGAGAGAAATTTCCTACAACGATTTAGATAAACTGTCACGGCTTATTGCAGGGAAATTAATTGACTTAGGTGTTAAAAGAGGGGATAGGGTCGCGATTTATATGCCTAACATGATAGAGACAATAGCCTCAATTTTAGCCTGTGCCAGGTTAGGTGCAGTATATTCATTAATATTTGCGGGCTTAGGTTATGAAGCAGTAAAATCCAGGGTAGAGGACTTTAAACCTAAGGTTATAATTAAAGCTAATAAAACCTATAGGAGAGGAAAAGAGATTCCCCTATACTTGGAAGGGAATATAGTTTTTGATAGAAATAAAGAATTTGACTACGACAATGAATACGGCAGTTACGAGGAGGTAGAAAGTAATGAGCCGTTAAAAGTAATGTACACTTCCGGAACTACTGGTAAGCCTAAAGGAATTATTTTACCTCACGGAGCCTGGATGGTTGGAGATTATACGGTTTTCGACATAATGTTCTCACTTAAGGAAGGTGACGTAGTATTTACTACTGCAGACGTAGGCTGGATAACCTTCTCAAGGATAATGTATGCTACGTTACTCCACGGATGGACGTTGGTGTTTATGGAAGGTGCCCCGGATTATCCTAAAGACCGCATACCTAAAATAATTGATGAGACTAATCCTAAACTCCTCTTCACCTCTCCTACTCTTTTAAGGCTTTTAGTAAAGTTAGGGATAAAAATGCCTAGAGTTGAATTTGCTGCTACTGCAGGAGAAATAATGGACGAGAAAAGTTGGGACTACGTATCTTTTGCTGATAAATATACTGACGTTTACGGTCAGACTGAACTTGGATATGTAGTAGGAACACCCTTCTCCATGGGTGTAGAGCCAAGAAAAGGCTATGCGGGAGTTCCGTTCCCCGGGGCAGTGCTAGATACAGTAGACGAAAACGGTAGGCACACAGACGATGTAGGTTACTTAGTTATGAAATCCAAGTTCCCTACACAGTTTATAGGTATCCTAAATAATGAGGAGAAATTCAAGGAATATTTCAAATTAGGGTATCATTTTACGGGAGATCTTGCAATTATGAATGGAAATTATATAAAAATAGTGGGAAGAGCAGACGATATGATAAAGATTGCGGGACATAGGATAACTAGCGGAGAAGTTGAGAGCTTAATTTCTGAGGTACCTGGTGTCGTTGAAGTTGCAGCTATAGGAGTTCCTGACGAAATTAAAGGAGAAAAGCTCGACATATTCGTAGTAGGTGACGTAAGTGAAGATCAAATTAGAGAAAAAGTAAAAGAGTCGTTAGGATCTATTTACGTTATTGACAAGGTATTTAAAGTGAACAGACTACCTAGGTCTAGGAGCGGTAAAATAGTAAGGAGAGCACTTAGGGATGTTATTGTTGGGAATAAGTTTGATGAGACAATGTTAGAAGATCCGGAAGTTCTAAGGGAAATCATTGACATCGTGAAAAATAATTGA
- a CDS encoding ABC transporter ATP-binding protein: protein MIQFQDLTKKFGSKVVLDGITETIKTGEFFVILGPSGAGKSTLLKVIAGIEKPDKGKIIVDGKDVTNLPPEKRNVAMVFQNYALYPNMTVYDNIAFPLKMKGLKKDDIEKRVERVAKLLGISDILKMNVTKISGGQQQRVAVARAIVREPSFYLLDEPLSNLDARVRFVARGELKRIQKELNGTFIYVTHDQKEAMSLADRVAVLHNGKFEQVGEPMELYEYPRTKWVGEFIGDFPMNFLPGKIIGLEGVEIGFRPSWTKLDGELKGTVESVEVLGDDIYLFCDVDNYKVTIKSKEMFSVGSVVSFSITKYRRFKDGILIDTE, encoded by the coding sequence ATGATCCAATTTCAAGATTTAACGAAAAAATTCGGGAGTAAAGTAGTTTTAGATGGAATAACCGAAACCATAAAAACTGGAGAATTTTTTGTGATTTTAGGGCCTAGTGGAGCAGGAAAAAGTACATTGCTTAAAGTCATTGCTGGAATAGAAAAACCAGATAAAGGTAAAATAATAGTAGACGGTAAGGATGTTACTAACTTACCTCCAGAAAAAAGGAACGTCGCAATGGTTTTTCAAAATTATGCATTATATCCTAACATGACAGTTTACGATAATATAGCATTCCCGTTAAAGATGAAAGGATTGAAAAAGGACGATATTGAAAAGAGAGTAGAAAGAGTTGCAAAGTTATTGGGAATTTCAGATATTCTAAAAATGAACGTTACTAAGATAAGCGGAGGTCAGCAGCAGAGAGTTGCTGTTGCTAGGGCTATAGTCAGAGAACCTTCTTTTTACCTCCTTGACGAACCTCTATCTAATCTAGATGCAAGAGTAAGGTTTGTTGCAAGAGGAGAGTTAAAAAGGATTCAGAAGGAGCTTAACGGTACGTTCATCTACGTAACTCATGATCAGAAAGAGGCAATGAGCTTAGCAGATAGGGTAGCAGTTCTCCATAATGGAAAATTTGAACAAGTGGGTGAACCTATGGAGCTTTATGAGTATCCAAGAACAAAATGGGTTGGAGAATTTATAGGAGATTTTCCAATGAACTTCTTACCTGGAAAAATAATCGGGTTAGAAGGCGTAGAAATAGGATTCAGACCATCTTGGACAAAATTGGATGGAGAACTGAAGGGCACAGTAGAATCTGTAGAAGTTTTAGGAGATGATATATATCTCTTCTGTGATGTTGATAACTATAAGGTAACTATAAAATCAAAGGAAATGTTCAGTGTAGGGAGTGTGGTGTCGTTTAGTATAACGAAGTATAGGAGATTTAAGGACGGTATTCTTATAGATACAGAATAA
- a CDS encoding carbohydrate ABC transporter permease has protein sequence MKFWYIAIVILSIYFLLPLYILIMIAFSPAKYTIETIYPPLVFKAFTLNNLIYAFTQYDFVHPFFKSLSVATLVGILGILIGVPAGYGLSRLPGKIAYPVLILLLITNMVPGIVVAIPISAEFIKLHLFDTILGLALVQELITLPLATFIMQGTFSAVPREIEYQAKIDGASTFSYIKDILIPTALPGIAAAFLISWMFSWDEFTYAIILSPIHPTLPVEIYINITRGNELAAVAFSLVFTIPVIILTLFLQKYLKGEYLAGGVKA, from the coding sequence ATGAAGTTCTGGTATATTGCTATCGTAATATTATCAATATACTTCCTGCTTCCGCTGTATATTCTAATAATGATAGCTTTTAGCCCAGCAAAATACACTATAGAGACCATTTATCCGCCCCTAGTATTTAAGGCTTTTACTCTAAATAATCTAATATATGCGTTTACTCAATATGACTTCGTTCACCCATTTTTCAAAAGTCTCTCAGTAGCTACTTTGGTAGGGATACTGGGAATTTTAATAGGTGTGCCAGCAGGATACGGCTTAAGCAGATTACCTGGAAAGATAGCCTATCCAGTTTTAATTCTACTATTAATAACTAACATGGTCCCTGGAATTGTTGTAGCAATACCTATTAGTGCTGAATTTATAAAGCTTCACCTATTTGATACGATCCTTGGATTAGCACTTGTCCAAGAATTGATAACCTTACCTTTAGCAACTTTTATAATGCAGGGTACTTTCTCTGCGGTTCCTAGAGAAATTGAATATCAAGCAAAAATAGACGGTGCATCTACGTTTTCATATATTAAGGATATTTTAATACCTACTGCATTGCCTGGAATTGCTGCCGCATTCCTCATTTCGTGGATGTTTTCATGGGATGAATTTACATATGCAATAATACTTTCTCCAATACATCCAACATTACCGGTAGAAATTTACATTAATATAACTAGGGGGAATGAACTTGCCGCAGTAGCATTTTCCTTAGTATTTACAATTCCCGTAATTATTCTTACTCTATTTTTGCAGAAGTATTTGAAAGGTGAATACTTAGCAGGAGGTGTAAAGGCATGA
- a CDS encoding sugar ABC transporter permease, producing the protein MNQNLKYLFFTIPAIIYVGIFAFYPSFDAVYFSFLNSRGQFTLANYKELFYFNICGTILNTVIVTVGALFIQLFLGLAIASILTREFRGKRAFSTLTIIPMGVATIVAAITFSFIFQTTGGYTNSFLHLLHLPTVNWYANKYISLLVVMISDSWKNTPIVMLILLSGMLSIPKDLYYAAALDGAGPIRRFFHITLPNLKKFIAIALIIRGVSEFNIFALPLVLIGYHPSLLTTLAYELYSTTTIYLSSAAAVILLAFISVFIILNIKLSGRK; encoded by the coding sequence GTGAATCAAAATTTAAAATACCTTTTTTTTACTATTCCTGCAATTATTTATGTAGGAATTTTTGCCTTTTATCCTTCATTTGATGCTGTTTATTTTAGCTTTTTAAACAGTAGAGGTCAATTTACTCTTGCTAATTATAAAGAATTGTTTTATTTTAATATTTGTGGAACTATTTTGAATACAGTAATAGTTACAGTTGGGGCTTTATTCATACAACTATTTTTAGGGTTGGCAATTGCTTCAATTTTAACTAGAGAATTTCGAGGTAAGAGAGCTTTTTCCACGTTGACTATAATACCCATGGGTGTAGCTACCATTGTTGCTGCAATAACTTTTTCATTCATCTTTCAAACTACTGGAGGTTATACTAACTCGTTTTTACATTTATTGCATTTACCTACAGTTAATTGGTACGCAAATAAATATATTTCCCTCTTGGTAGTAATGATATCAGATAGCTGGAAAAATACTCCAATAGTTATGCTAATATTATTATCAGGAATGCTCTCAATACCAAAAGATCTTTACTATGCTGCAGCATTAGACGGCGCAGGACCCATAAGGAGGTTCTTCCATATTACTTTACCTAACTTAAAGAAATTTATTGCAATAGCATTAATCATAAGAGGTGTAAGTGAATTTAATATATTTGCATTACCATTGGTTTTAATAGGTTATCATCCTTCACTTTTAACTACGTTAGCTTATGAACTGTATTCAACTACAACGATATATTTATCTTCCGCAGCTGCAGTAATCCTATTAGCTTTTATTTCAGTCTTTATAATATTAAATATAAAATTGAGTGGTAGGAAATGA
- a CDS encoding sulfurtransferase TusA family protein, with amino-acid sequence MEELNLVNLECPEPFLKVSAKIMEMKNGEQLKVFYKDPKCDEMLMQLTTLANCQVLQHEEKEGVFTLVLEKKKEEKKRVDLSDFTGC; translated from the coding sequence ATGGAAGAACTAAACTTGGTCAACCTCGAATGCCCGGAACCATTCCTTAAAGTTTCGGCAAAGATAATGGAAATGAAGAACGGAGAACAATTAAAGGTTTTTTACAAGGATCCTAAATGTGATGAAATGTTAATGCAATTAACTACTTTAGCTAATTGTCAAGTACTGCAACATGAGGAGAAGGAAGGAGTATTTACGTTAGTACTCGAAAAGAAAAAGGAGGAAAAGAAGAGAGTTGACCTAAGCGATTTTACCGGATGCTAA
- a CDS encoding histone deacetylase yields the protein MIGVVWDDRFLEISFSHPMIRDVAKARIRKFKEYLEKVRDDVLFITPEPAREEDLLIVHSRKYVEKLKEASKSPYIGFLDDGDTVYYPDMFNDILLVLGSSFTAIKFSSFLDFIYVPLGGFHHALPCRAMGFCPINDIAITAKILSEKYKVAILDVDAHHGNGVQKILYNDEILKMNIFGYDGHFFPGDGRMEEVGEGKGKGVNLNVQLPKGSGDDAFAEALKITQVLEDFHPDYLLVNAGVDGHKDDSLHFLNLTANSFNYLGQKVRRLQKELRFKVISYGGGGYGESSALCMFEYILGYLGKKDDPEEKSSGNVEEVRDNVDKLLKTFYTVYIRNNS from the coding sequence ATGATAGGCGTAGTTTGGGACGATAGATTTTTAGAGATTTCCTTTTCTCATCCAATGATTAGAGACGTAGCTAAGGCAAGGATAAGGAAATTTAAGGAGTATCTGGAAAAAGTACGTGATGACGTTCTTTTTATTACGCCAGAACCTGCAAGGGAAGAAGACCTTCTCATAGTTCATTCCAGGAAATATGTGGAGAAGTTGAAAGAAGCTAGTAAATCACCTTATATAGGTTTTCTAGATGACGGAGATACTGTTTATTATCCTGATATGTTTAACGATATTCTCTTAGTTCTTGGGAGTAGTTTTACTGCAATAAAGTTCTCATCTTTCCTAGACTTTATCTATGTACCTTTGGGAGGGTTTCATCACGCCCTGCCTTGCAGAGCAATGGGTTTTTGTCCTATAAACGACATAGCAATTACTGCAAAAATTCTTTCAGAAAAGTACAAGGTAGCAATACTTGACGTTGATGCTCACCACGGTAACGGAGTTCAAAAAATACTTTATAATGATGAAATTCTGAAGATGAATATCTTCGGTTATGATGGTCACTTCTTTCCAGGTGACGGAAGAATGGAGGAAGTAGGAGAAGGCAAAGGGAAAGGTGTAAACTTAAACGTTCAGCTACCTAAAGGTTCTGGAGACGATGCATTCGCTGAAGCATTAAAGATTACGCAAGTTCTGGAAGACTTTCACCCAGATTATTTACTAGTAAATGCTGGAGTTGACGGTCACAAAGATGATAGTCTTCATTTCCTTAATTTAACTGCAAATTCCTTCAATTACTTAGGACAGAAGGTTAGGAGACTCCAGAAAGAGTTGAGATTTAAAGTAATCTCGTATGGTGGAGGAGGATATGGAGAAAGCTCTGCCTTATGTATGTTTGAATATATTTTAGGTTATCTAGGTAAGAAAGATGATCCTGAAGAGAAATCTAGCGGTAATGTGGAAGAAGTTAGGGATAATGTTGATAAACTTTTGAAAACTTTTTATACAGTTTATATTAGAAATAATTCTTAA
- a CDS encoding DUF2173 family protein gives MDKLDRLMGLKGALAAGEYTPDGKLVEYKGNLPKEMAEMVAMMVAANTLMGKMQAEGFTRLSGMKWTPFHGWAVAAGDYAVCVMGNYGVFVELSKADFNEIFKTLMEVAQS, from the coding sequence ATGGATAAATTGGATCGTTTAATGGGTCTAAAGGGAGCATTAGCTGCAGGAGAATATACGCCAGACGGAAAATTAGTAGAATACAAAGGTAATCTACCAAAAGAAATGGCTGAGATGGTAGCAATGATGGTTGCAGCAAATACATTAATGGGCAAAATGCAGGCAGAAGGATTTACTAGACTATCTGGAATGAAATGGACTCCCTTCCACGGGTGGGCAGTAGCAGCAGGAGATTATGCAGTGTGCGTAATGGGTAACTACGGAGTATTTGTAGAGCTAAGCAAAGCAGACTTTAATGAAATATTCAAAACATTAATGGAAGTAGCCCAGAGCTAA
- the msrA gene encoding peptide-methionine (S)-S-oxide reductase MsrA, which yields MEKATLGGGCFWCTEAVFSRVRGVVDVKPGYSGGKVPNPTYEEVCTGETGHAEVVQITFDPSVISYKEILEIFFAIHDPTTPNRQGNDVGPQYRSIILYHNDEQRKIAEEMVKEVAKKLGKKVVTEVVPFNAFYEAEDYHHNFYDTHRRYPYCRLVIDPKIKKFLKYFPEKAKQI from the coding sequence ATGGAAAAAGCAACTTTAGGTGGAGGATGCTTCTGGTGCACTGAGGCAGTATTTTCAAGAGTTAGAGGTGTAGTAGACGTTAAGCCCGGATATTCTGGAGGAAAAGTACCTAATCCTACTTATGAGGAAGTCTGTACAGGTGAAACGGGACATGCTGAGGTTGTACAAATTACTTTCGATCCTAGTGTCATCTCATATAAAGAAATCTTAGAGATATTCTTTGCAATTCACGATCCTACAACTCCAAATAGACAGGGCAATGACGTAGGTCCTCAGTATAGGTCTATAATACTTTATCATAATGATGAGCAGAGGAAAATTGCTGAAGAGATGGTAAAGGAAGTTGCGAAGAAGTTGGGTAAAAAAGTAGTCACAGAAGTAGTACCTTTTAATGCGTTTTATGAAGCTGAAGATTATCACCATAATTTTTACGATACTCATAGGCGTTATCCTTACTGTAGGTTAGTTATAGATCCTAAGATAAAGAAGTTCTTAAAGTACTTTCCCGAAAAAGCAAAACAAATTTGA